A stretch of Lactiplantibacillus brownii DNA encodes these proteins:
- a CDS encoding glycosyltransferase family 2 protein: MSNKRRFLYFLAIALSVIYLIWRVFFTIPWRSSIFTLIFALLLVLSEILSNLTGFILIFFRMLSTKKKWRLTIPAFSATEGLPDVDLIIVTHNEDVDLLRKTINAATYIDYPNKTKVHIVVADDGNRPEVMALAKHYHVGYSGMENNKQAKSGNINHTLAKLHSPLFAIFDTDMIPFSGFLRNTVPLFTENFQQLADDPDHTDPLGFVQTPQSFYNADIFQFNLFSEKIIPNEQDFFSRDVNVLNGGNKRALFTGSNAVFLRKAVDEVGGFPTDTITEDFELGSMLNMAGYISLATKVPQSSGITPIDMKGVIKQRTRWARGVIQSCRNLHIFTNPHLSFINRVILLNTYFYWWAFFRRMIYMIAPILYALFKIQVVNANFWILMVVWAPGYFLLHYVMGDTSGMGDTAKIRNERWGEVQETFFAPYLFIPVILESLGIKAKKFKVTEKNVSYSLKDKLHILPYLILWTITLLAIIKFNYGKYGSEILVGSVITFWLLMHFVNLSMCLFISLGRPVYRKNERFIRQVPGTVQTSDGKWHQLLTEDVSEGGIAFKITDGAVEDIAEGDSIKLTVKHQDFDVQLSGKVARISHRDDTAIYSVQVTVAPDKNRDHYLQLIYDGANKTLPSVQDTWVTPFDELYMNLVVRARTYERKFSRRFNRF; the protein is encoded by the coding sequence ATGTCCAATAAGCGGCGGTTTCTTTATTTTCTGGCCATTGCGCTGTCGGTTATTTATCTCATATGGCGAGTCTTCTTTACGATTCCGTGGCGGTCGTCGATTTTTACACTTATTTTTGCACTTTTACTTGTCCTCAGTGAGATTTTGTCGAACCTTACAGGCTTCATCCTAATTTTCTTTCGGATGCTTTCAACCAAGAAAAAATGGCGTTTGACGATCCCAGCGTTTAGTGCCACCGAGGGACTGCCCGATGTCGATCTGATTATTGTGACGCATAACGAGGATGTTGATTTACTCAGAAAAACGATTAATGCAGCAACTTATATTGATTATCCTAATAAAACTAAAGTACATATCGTGGTTGCGGATGATGGTAATCGGCCGGAAGTGATGGCCTTGGCTAAGCATTATCATGTTGGTTATTCTGGAATGGAAAATAATAAGCAGGCGAAGTCTGGCAATATTAACCATACGTTGGCTAAGTTACATTCACCACTTTTTGCTATCTTTGATACGGATATGATTCCGTTTTCTGGCTTCTTGCGCAATACCGTGCCTTTATTTACTGAAAACTTTCAGCAATTAGCGGATGATCCTGATCATACAGATCCACTTGGTTTTGTACAAACGCCGCAAAGTTTCTATAACGCGGATATTTTTCAATTTAATTTATTTTCTGAAAAAATCATTCCAAACGAACAGGACTTCTTTTCACGTGATGTTAACGTTTTAAATGGCGGCAACAAACGGGCACTTTTTACTGGTTCAAATGCGGTTTTTTTACGAAAAGCAGTGGATGAAGTTGGTGGGTTCCCAACGGATACGATTACAGAGGACTTTGAGTTGGGATCCATGCTGAACATGGCTGGTTACATTAGCTTGGCTACTAAGGTGCCTCAGTCCAGTGGAATTACTCCGATTGACATGAAAGGCGTGATCAAGCAGCGGACGCGCTGGGCTCGTGGCGTTATTCAAAGCTGTCGTAATTTGCATATTTTTACCAACCCACACTTGTCATTCATTAACCGTGTTATTTTGCTCAACACTTACTTTTATTGGTGGGCTTTTTTTCGTCGGATGATTTATATGATTGCACCTATTTTGTATGCCTTATTCAAGATTCAAGTTGTCAATGCTAACTTTTGGATTTTAATGGTGGTCTGGGCGCCCGGTTACTTCCTATTACATTATGTTATGGGGGACACTTCTGGGATGGGAGACACTGCCAAAATTCGTAATGAACGTTGGGGTGAAGTCCAAGAAACCTTTTTTGCGCCGTATTTATTTATTCCGGTCATTCTTGAAAGTCTGGGTATTAAAGCTAAAAAATTCAAAGTAACTGAAAAGAATGTGAGCTACTCACTCAAAGATAAGCTTCATATCTTGCCTTACTTAATTCTATGGACGATTACACTCCTTGCCATTATTAAGTTTAATTATGGCAAATATGGTTCAGAAATTTTAGTTGGGAGTGTTATTACGTTTTGGCTATTGATGCACTTTGTTAATTTAAGCATGTGCCTATTTATCTCACTTGGTCGTCCGGTCTATCGTAAAAATGAACGTTTTATTCGACAGGTTCCCGGAACGGTACAAACAAGTGACGGCAAGTGGCATCAATTATTGACTGAAGATGTTTCTGAAGGTGGCATTGCGTTTAAGATTACAGATGGTGCTGTTGAAGACATTGCTGAGGGTGATAGCATTAAGTTGACCGTCAAGCATCAAGATTTTGATGTTCAGCTTAGTGGGAAGGTAGCCCGTATTAGCCATCGTGATGACACGGCAATCTATAGTGTTCAAGTTACGGTTGCCCCTGATAAAAATCGAGATCACTATTTACAATTGATTTACGATGGGGCTAACAAAACGCTACCTAGTGTTCAAGATACTTGGGTCACGCCTTTTGACGAGTTATACATGAATCTCGTTGTTCGGGCGCGCACCTATGAACGTAAATTCAGTCGACGGTTCAACCGCTTTTAG